DNA sequence from the Lycium barbarum isolate Lr01 chromosome 5, ASM1917538v2, whole genome shotgun sequence genome:
CAAGAGTCGTAGGCTGCCCAGATTCACATCATGCATTGTGCCCTCATCTTTCCTCTGTTGCAGACTTGgagtttcttcccttttttttttcccaaagAGATGCTTCAATAAGATTAAATTGTGTTTTGGATGATTATTTCCTTGTGTATTTTCCATTCTGATCGAGACATGCAAAATATCCATTCGGCGTAAAGAACTTTGCTGATTAATTGCACCCTGGTTCAGGTCAGGTCAAAGCTTTCAACTTTTGGGGGATTTGGAGGGCCTTCTGAAGTTACTTGTGGTGGTAATGCCTTGAAGTTCTATGCTTCTGTGCGTCTAAACATTAAGCGAATTGGGCTTGTCAAGAAGGGGGAAGAGGTATGTATGTTACTTGAGATATTAGAACTTCAAGATTTTTGAGCATATCTGACTTAGAGTATATGCAAGATTGGGATTGCAGGACCACCTGTATTATTACTTGATTGACAGTTTGTGTCcctttattcctttttttttttttccttactgAAATATGATTGCCAAAATTGCGTAGGAGCGTGGAATCTGTTTTGTAAATTTGACATTTCGAGTGTCCAAAATTTTCAGATATATTGTTTTTCATTTTTAGTAATCAGCTTCAAGTGTTCCCATCCTTAATGTAGACAGACACAAGTTTAAACTTCGTTATTATGAATGCTCCTTCCTTTCTTTAGGAAAGCAGTATGTTCTTTTGGTTCCAAAATGAGTTTGTGTGATCTTGCAGACTTGCAGTAAGCAGTCACAGTAATGTGATAGTATAATTATATCCTCGGTCACTCTTTTGTTGAGATTTCTCTTTCGAGAGTTCCATGTTTGCTCTACTGACTTGAATGCCCTTTAATGAGTGAATATCAAGGAGTTGAACTATCCCAAATAGTCTTTTTGATAGTCTCTATTTTACAGACCATAGGAAGCCAAGTCGTTGTCAAGATTGTAAAGAACAAGCATGCTCCTCCATTTAGAACAGCGGAATTTGAGCTTGAGTTTGGTAAGGGAATTTCCCAGGAAGCTGAACTTATTGACTTGGGAGTCAAACATAAGTTCATTACAAAAGGTGGTGGCGGTTATTACAGTATCAACAATCAGAGCCTTCGTGGTAGAGATGCTGTAAAACATTTCTTAGCTGAGAACACTGGTGTAAGGGAGGATCTTATGACGAAACTTAGAGAGAAGCTTATTGACCACGGGGACAAACCTGATGTGGAGTCTGTACATGTAGACCCTGTTGAGGAGGTTGTAATGAATGGTACCTCCACTGATGAAGATGCCGCAACTGCAGTTGAGGCATCATGAAGGTTCGGAAAAGCTTACCGGACTTGCCTTACCTAGTCTAATGAGACTGCTGGCATTCATGTCCATGTCAGTGTGCCTGTTGAGTCTTGGGAAAAAAGTGGAGCATCCTCGGTTTATCATCATGGCTTTGTATGTTGTGTGATTGTGTCAACATCAATTTTGATCGCATGGTCTATGGAATTATTGGATTAGATAAAGTGAGGGGCCTGACTTCAGTTCAATTTTTTTCCATTAACCGGCTAAAATTCTCTTGTACATAACAGTTATAACTTCAAAGAGGATCTGTATCCTATTATTTATTTCAGTAAAGCTCTTCCTCTGTCTGATTGAAGCCTTGAGTCAGGCGGCGGGGATTCATTTTATCTCAATATTCAGATATATAGGGTGTGTTCGGGAACTTGTGTAACTCGTTTCCCTAGAGAATGTTTTCCAAAGCTTTTGACCAACCGAACATTGGAAAGcatccataccaaacacacccatgGTGTGGCAAGAATACGTTTTGTATAATTTGAGTTTGAATTTGCTAAaatatttaatattcttttagACTCTGTTCGTGCATTCTTATTGTTTTCCTGTACTAGATAGTACAAAGCTAATTTCGTTGATGCATTTTTTTGACCTCAGTCTTCACATTGTGTAGAAGGTTTCCTTATTTAAGTTAGGCCATATGTGTGAGCGTATTAGTTTTACTAGATTGCACCTGATCCTTTTTAAGTAGGCCTTATATTGATCTATTGCTTGGTTATAGTTTCCATTATCTGTTTCTACCAATCTTTCAAGAAAGTGTCGCCTGAAATGACTCCAAAAGCATGTTATGATGaagagccaattttttttttggctcttcCTTTGTTTTTCGTTTGGGCTTCCTGCAGGCACTTCGATTATTTAATCAGGAGTTAAATAACAAGAGAGTttgggagatcccaaatttagaGTTGGAATATTAGGTGCGGAAGcaaagtagaaaaaaaaaattgagatataaATATGGGAAATTCATAGGAATAATCCAAAAATGTAATGTTCTAAAAGGCCTCGACAATCAAATCTCAATCCCTTTATGAGTAACTTAAGATAAcaattagttaaaaaaaaattgtggggaCATTAAATtgttataattttctagtattcgaAGAACTCCCAAGAGCTGTTTTCACAATTCACTCCAAATCACTTACGAAAAATCGAAAACAATTCCAACTTTGTATGCAATTTTCAATTTGAAAACAAATACTACTTTTTTCCAAATGAGCTGAGATGCATCAACTAGCAAATAGGCAGATCAGCTCAATTTTCTTCCTCTTCCTACTAACATTTTCTTACTAATGCAAGCTTGGTTGTTGATAGAATGATTATCCTTAAAAACACCATAGCGCAGTTTGTCGTTATTTCACAGAACCTAGTAAAATTAGTCGAGAAAATAAGACTGATTCACACGaatatatgaaaataaagatCCAAGGGAAGCAAACCCATACAGATTATGTTTTAAACATCAAGCAGCATAACAAAGTGTCAAATGTGGTGAGAATATTCAGAGGTCTTTCTTATTCTTTTCAAATCTTCAAACAGGGAATGTAACTACTACTCTCCAGGAAAAAAGAAGTTGCAGAAACGGTGAGCTAGACGGAGATGATACTTCACAAGAAATTCATTCCTCTTCCTCCGCCTCCTCTAGCCATTTCACAAAGGGCTCCAGCGACTTGACAAAGTTTTGCCTGCCACATTGTTTAAGACAAGTAACAACATTAGGAAAAGACAGACAAGATCAACACCCCACCCAACCCATAAGGGTCAATGGTATCCCAATACCCTCCACACGACTCTAACATCCGAGCGAGTCTCTCCGGTTATTTTGGCCAAAGAAAGTTAGAAGAAACACATGCTTACCTGCCCTTAAGGTTTGTTCCTTTGCGGAACCAGTGAAGAATGGTATCTTCTGCCAGCACATCTTGGTCATAAAGAGACCTTACGATTTCAGGGAACAGCTTCATCAGTTTAGCATCCTCGTAGCACTGGACTTGGACTTTGTACATGAGTTCCAATTCAAGCTTTCCAGTGGTGCAGAAAGTATTCAACAGTTCCGCCCATTTTTTCACCTAGACAAAAAGGGAAAAGAAGAAGAGAACAAACGATTATGTACAAGCAACAAAAACTTTGGCAACTGAGTGCCATCTGAGCAGTTTCAAGAGAGAAAATACAGAAGCATTCATGTATGACGTAATTACTAATTAGACTGCACCAGACGAAACATTAGACAAGTCAGACAATTGTGTTCCGAGACTTGAAATAGAGGCAAACCTTCATTACTTCTTCGTACAAGCTGCACTTATCTTAGTCACAAAAGAATAAACAATTCGATATAGACAAGTTTCTAGATAATAAAACACCCTCTCCCTACCCAACTCGAACAAAAGAACCTATAAAGAAGAATTGATCGGCTCTACCACCTTCTAGAGTCTATGACAAAATCAATTAACTATGCTTCAATCATAAAAAAGTTGGAGTCAGCTGTATATGACAAACTTTATATCATGAACAGTTGAGACTAAGTAGAGGAAAACCAAATATAAAGGATTAAGTTGCTTTCCAAGACACACATGAAGGACTAAGTAGGTGGTTGAACATGAATTGGTTGAAAtctaaaaaaaatattgtttGAAGTTAAGTTGTAAAAAGGATAGTTGGAAGTTGAAGTTGTGTCTGGACATGAAAATACAGTTGAAGATTTGtgagggaaaaaattaaaaagaaaaaattgaaaactCCTAAAACTAGTTTCTTAAACTTCAGATTTCCATATTTCAGGTTTGAAGTCGAAATGATGGGCCAATTTGACAAACACACTTATTTTATTTGCAATAAGCTCCAAGtattatttcaaaattttgaaaCAATATCTATAGACAAAGGGGAAATATGCTATTAGCGCAACACTAAACTACTACATCTGTATTTTACTACAAAGACACAAATTGCTAAACAGAAACGCATATAAACATGCTAGATGTTACATGCCAGAATGCATGCATGTTATAAGTAACCAAATAACAGAAGAACAAGCATTATCTACTTGGACAAACTACTAAATCCACTAAGCCATGCAATTGAACATGTGAACAAAACTAAGCTAAAACAGGATAAAGATGCTGCAAGGTGTCGTGTTAGCTATTTGCATTCAACACCAATATTTCAAGTTCACTTGCGCAGCTGATAGCAAGACTAAATTGCCAAAAATGGCGGGAAAATCCCGTCATGAAGTAAACAGTAGACTTCATGATCAGCTAATACTGAATATGGTAGCCTATACATAGCCCACTAACACTGTCGATGCCTAGACATATTTCCATAGGTAAAGCATAATTAGCTAATCAGGTACAGTATTCATAATAAGCCTATTATGTTTTGCCGACTGACACTTCCAATGAATCTTTCCAGTAGGCATGATATGAACAATTACTTAGACACCAAATTCCACAAGAGAAAACTAATCACACCTTACTTTGTAGAAGTTATCTTTTATCTGCACAATCGTATGGAATAAAGCAAAAATAGATAAATTAGAAGGGAAAGGACACACGCGAGCAACCTTTTTGCAATAATCACAacaaatgctttttttttttttttttacaagctTGAAGCAAGAATTATCTTATTGTTTCGAAATCCACTAGCACGTGAACTGTGATCAGCTCACTTTGCCATACAACATAAGTTTGTAACTAGAACAGGAA
Encoded proteins:
- the LOC132640056 gene encoding DNA repair protein recA homolog 3, mitochondrial isoform X2, producing MWLGRTESLKQVPVVSTGSFSLDIALGIGGLPKGRVIEIYGPEASGKTTLALHVIAEAQKQGGYCCFVDAEHALNPTLAETIGVNTANLLLSQPDCGEQALSLVDTIIRSGSVDVVVVDSVAALVPKGELEGEMGDAHMAMQARLMSQALRKLSHSLSLSQTILIFINQVRSKLSTFGGFGGPSEVTCGGNALKFYASVRLNIKRIGLVKKGEETIGSQVVVKIVKNKHAPPFRTAEFELEFGKGISQEAELIDLGVKHKFITKGGGGYYSINNQSLRGRDAVKHFLAENTGVREDLMTKLREKLIDHGDKPDVESVHVDPVEEVVMNGTSTDEDAATAVEAS